One window of the Arthrobacter sp. D5-1 genome contains the following:
- a CDS encoding exo-alpha-sialidase has product MKSIPPAPSLARIAAAGALSLGLLGGLALPATAAPLPPNNPATAPGTFTEANIAADRTAANFFYRIPALTYLGNNVVLASWDGRPGSAADAPNPNSIVQRRSTDGGQTWGPVTVIAAGHVGDASGPKYGYSDPSYVYDAEAGKVFNFFVYSKDQGFGGSQFGNNDADRSVISSAVIESSDGGVTWSQPRLITNVTKPGTSKTSPVAGDVRSNFASSGEGIQLKYGPYKGRLIQQYAGDIRQADGTNKIQAYSVYSDDHGVTWKKGANVGDRMDENKTVELSDGRVLLNSRDNANQGYRKVAISTDGGATYGPVTQDTELPDPANNGAIARMFPNAAQGSADAKKLIFTNANSKTGRENVSARVSCDDGATWPGVRTIRSGFSAYSTVTRLEEGKFGVLYEGNYTDNMPFAKFDDAWLNYACAPLSVQAVTTAPGATQQVPVTVTNQEATTLSGATATVYTPSGWSATTVPVPDVAPGASVTVNVALTAPANASGPQNLNAAFTTANGRVSQFTFTATVPVAPQVGLTITGTAPTRDVVASPYQVGDVLSYSLNVKSTANVTANSVPVSGTFDSGFLPPSAPNCRFNNLAPGASYTCTTAKHVITAADIERGYFVPEASFSITASSTPSLTKTVPFTGAAVALRDGLLTAGISGARADVGRDLATQPYAAGDLVPYTFTVKNTSPLVEKVVPTAGNFSPFLPEGPGNCRYSVLPAGQSYQCTTPRHTVTAQEAEQGFFVPTSTWEVSSAGQTTKTITVNGGEVDLKVREPKLEGTVSAQWIDTDGDRFASVGDPVTYTYTVGNAGNVAVTGLEAPDAGISAATLAAGETVTATRDYVLTAVDVAAGSLGAVSFEATARNGALEAATSASGDPLELKVQPEKPESAPELKVQELGTPPTDLGTADKYRTGQKVVLQGLDHGQWYYVYLNKTGHRLGWIFPTTGNTVEFILPSDVQNGRDDVVVLDQDGLQVSFDRLQVTPKG; this is encoded by the coding sequence TTGAAATCCATACCCCCTGCACCATCGCTCGCCCGCATCGCAGCCGCCGGCGCACTGAGCCTTGGCCTCCTTGGAGGCCTCGCTCTTCCGGCCACCGCCGCCCCCCTCCCACCCAACAACCCTGCGACAGCGCCGGGTACCTTCACTGAGGCCAACATCGCGGCTGACCGCACGGCCGCCAACTTTTTCTACCGGATCCCCGCCCTGACGTATCTGGGCAACAACGTGGTGCTCGCATCATGGGACGGTCGTCCGGGCTCAGCCGCGGATGCTCCGAACCCCAACTCGATAGTCCAACGCCGCAGTACTGACGGCGGACAGACCTGGGGACCTGTCACCGTTATAGCCGCCGGGCACGTGGGCGACGCCAGCGGTCCCAAATACGGCTACAGCGACCCCTCCTACGTCTACGACGCCGAGGCCGGCAAGGTCTTCAATTTCTTTGTGTACTCCAAGGACCAGGGCTTCGGCGGCAGCCAGTTCGGTAACAACGATGCCGACAGGTCAGTGATTTCCTCGGCGGTCATCGAGTCCTCGGACGGCGGCGTCACCTGGAGCCAGCCGCGGCTTATTACGAATGTCACCAAACCCGGAACCAGCAAAACCAGCCCGGTGGCCGGCGACGTGCGCTCCAACTTCGCATCCTCGGGCGAGGGCATCCAGCTCAAGTACGGCCCGTACAAGGGCCGCCTCATCCAGCAGTACGCCGGTGATATCCGCCAGGCAGACGGCACCAACAAGATCCAGGCCTACAGTGTCTACTCCGACGACCATGGGGTGACGTGGAAGAAGGGCGCCAACGTCGGTGACCGGATGGACGAGAACAAGACCGTGGAACTCTCCGATGGCCGGGTGCTGCTGAATTCCCGGGACAACGCCAACCAGGGCTACCGTAAAGTGGCCATTTCCACGGACGGCGGCGCTACCTACGGGCCGGTCACGCAGGACACGGAACTCCCGGATCCCGCCAACAACGGGGCCATTGCACGCATGTTCCCCAACGCGGCGCAGGGCTCGGCCGACGCGAAAAAACTCATCTTCACCAACGCGAACTCCAAGACCGGACGTGAAAATGTCTCGGCCCGTGTCTCCTGCGACGACGGTGCCACCTGGCCGGGCGTCCGCACCATCCGCTCCGGCTTCTCCGCGTACTCCACGGTCACCCGCTTGGAAGAGGGCAAGTTCGGGGTGCTTTACGAAGGCAATTACACGGACAACATGCCGTTCGCGAAGTTCGACGACGCCTGGCTGAATTACGCCTGCGCTCCGCTCTCCGTCCAGGCCGTCACCACCGCGCCGGGGGCCACCCAGCAGGTGCCCGTGACAGTGACCAACCAGGAAGCCACCACACTGTCCGGCGCAACAGCCACCGTCTACACACCCAGCGGATGGTCGGCCACCACGGTGCCGGTTCCCGACGTCGCCCCCGGAGCCTCGGTGACCGTCAACGTTGCACTGACGGCACCGGCCAACGCCAGTGGCCCGCAGAATCTCAACGCAGCATTTACGACGGCGAATGGCCGGGTTTCGCAATTCACCTTCACCGCCACCGTGCCGGTTGCGCCGCAGGTGGGCCTGACGATCACGGGAACGGCACCCACCCGGGATGTCGTGGCCAGCCCCTACCAGGTGGGCGACGTCCTCAGCTACTCGCTTAACGTCAAGAGCACGGCGAACGTCACGGCCAATTCAGTACCGGTTTCCGGGACATTCGACTCCGGCTTCCTGCCACCGTCTGCCCCGAATTGCCGGTTCAACAACCTGGCCCCAGGTGCCAGCTACACCTGCACCACCGCCAAACATGTGATCACGGCAGCCGACATCGAGCGTGGCTACTTCGTGCCGGAAGCCAGCTTCAGCATCACAGCCAGCTCGACGCCGTCGCTCACTAAGACGGTGCCGTTCACCGGCGCTGCCGTCGCTTTGCGCGACGGCCTGCTGACGGCCGGGATCAGCGGGGCGCGTGCCGACGTCGGGCGTGACCTTGCGACCCAGCCGTACGCGGCAGGGGACCTGGTCCCGTACACCTTCACGGTGAAGAACACGAGCCCGCTGGTTGAGAAGGTGGTCCCGACCGCCGGTAACTTCAGCCCCTTCCTTCCGGAGGGGCCGGGCAACTGCCGCTACAGCGTGCTGCCGGCCGGCCAGAGCTACCAGTGCACCACCCCTCGCCACACGGTGACTGCACAGGAAGCTGAGCAGGGGTTCTTCGTTCCGACAAGCACGTGGGAAGTCAGCTCGGCCGGCCAAACCACCAAGACCATCACGGTGAACGGCGGCGAAGTGGACCTGAAAGTCCGCGAGCCCAAGCTTGAGGGAACCGTTTCTGCCCAGTGGATCGACACCGATGGTGACCGCTTCGCCAGCGTCGGCGATCCGGTGACGTACACGTACACCGTGGGCAACGCCGGAAACGTTGCAGTGACCGGACTGGAAGCCCCCGACGCCGGCATCTCTGCAGCCACCCTTGCTGCCGGTGAGACTGTTACCGCCACCCGGGACTACGTCTTGACGGCCGTGGACGTTGCTGCAGGCAGCCTGGGCGCAGTCTCTTTTGAGGCGACGGCCCGCAACGGAGCGCTGGAGGCGGCAACGTCGGCATCGGGTGATCCCCTCGAGCTGAAGGTCCAGCCGGAAAAGCCCGAAAGCGCTCCCGAACTCAAGGTCCAGGAGCTGGGTACGCCGCCGACCGACTTGGGCACCGCAGATAAGTACCGCACGGGCCAAAAGGTAGTGCTGCAGGGTTTGGACCACGGCCAGTGGTACTACGTGTACCTGAACAAGACGGGGCATCGCCTGGGATGGATCTTCCCCACGACAGGCAACACCGTTGAGTTCATCCTTCCCTCCGATGTGCAAAACGGCCGGGACGACGTCGTAGTCCTGGATCAGGATGGCCTTCAGGTGTCCTTTGACCGGCTTCAGGTGACGCCGAAGGGCTGA
- a CDS encoding S8 family peptidase, which yields MAMPAQAAPTPETPGTVAGVAKKNLDPSAYKDGRYMVVLAEKPAATYDGGTAGLAPTKPEEGKKLDADSAEVKEYQSHLQQKQQEVAKQENITIERDFTTAVNGFSANLTADQAINLAKDPKVLMVAPDTQYAPDYSTTDFLKLSGPNGTWATQYGGQDNAGKGTVVGVIDTGYTPSNPFFAGEPVGPLAGNPQVGVPYRTADGKIAMLKADGDTFVGECQPGTDTGADYDGSACNSKVLSTHYFADAFLETVPPENRAPEEVISPVDVDSHGTHTASTAAGNANVDAVVDGRSFGTTSGIAPAAKLAVYKVCWEDTDPATGGCYGSASVDAIEQAILDGVDVLNYSISGSTTSTTDPVSLAFLSAASAGIFVATSAGNSGPTASTVNHGAPWLTTVAATSFSQELQGTVEFSDGSKFRGASIMNREVSGAGVVLSTNAASGEGNAALCAPGSLDPAKVAGKVVVCDRGVVDRTAKSAEVLRGGGVGMILVNLTDSSLDTDKHVIPTVHVNPPATQTIKDKVTADPAITVSLLNRDTTGLPAEAQPQIAGFSSRGPLLATDSDLLKPDVSAPGVAILAGVSPIGTGGDNFGFLSGTSMASPHVAGFGALILGKNPQWSPATVKSAMMTTAGPVKLANGAVNKDVFATGAGQVDPAKVLSPGLVYDATTEDYLKFIQGTGMDLGMEGLGTTAPRDMNVPSFALGNLAGKIEVTRTLTALTAGTYRASVNVPGVNVKVTPSVLTFGAPGEKKTFKVQFENKNAELGKFAMGSLSWQGANKTVTSPIAVRPQSVIADKALAFTGTGPNGSATINITSGTNLPVGVTVDGLSKADSSAVELVPGPFAGETNASNYVKKVTVGEGSALAKFSVISSNEAADFDMLVLTPSGQQLPAATASASETLSVPNPAPGDYYVFANLYASPNNQATKATVDAAVLGANQGNATVTPNPIRLANGKTGQISLNWKNLEPGSYIGRLTFAGTSEPSFVTVLVNPGGTVVVPDEEDPKKEKKDKKHGGKIRADEPTQGNNAG from the coding sequence ATGGCGATGCCGGCCCAGGCCGCTCCCACGCCGGAGACGCCCGGGACCGTTGCAGGCGTGGCCAAGAAGAACCTTGACCCCAGTGCCTACAAGGACGGCCGCTACATGGTTGTCCTGGCGGAAAAGCCTGCAGCAACGTACGACGGCGGCACGGCGGGCCTCGCGCCCACCAAGCCGGAAGAGGGCAAGAAGCTCGACGCCGACAGCGCCGAGGTGAAGGAATACCAATCGCACCTGCAGCAGAAGCAGCAGGAAGTCGCGAAACAGGAAAACATCACTATCGAGCGTGACTTCACTACCGCCGTCAACGGCTTCAGCGCCAATCTGACGGCAGACCAGGCCATCAATCTGGCCAAGGATCCCAAGGTCCTCATGGTGGCACCGGACACCCAGTACGCCCCGGACTACTCCACCACCGACTTCCTGAAGCTCAGCGGCCCCAACGGCACCTGGGCCACCCAGTACGGTGGCCAGGACAACGCGGGCAAGGGCACCGTTGTTGGCGTGATCGACACCGGCTATACCCCCTCCAACCCGTTCTTCGCGGGTGAGCCCGTTGGCCCGCTGGCAGGCAACCCGCAGGTCGGCGTTCCCTACCGCACGGCAGATGGCAAGATCGCCATGCTCAAGGCCGACGGCGATACCTTCGTCGGTGAATGCCAGCCCGGCACCGACACCGGCGCGGACTACGACGGCAGCGCCTGCAACTCCAAGGTCCTCAGCACCCACTACTTCGCAGACGCCTTCCTGGAGACTGTTCCCCCGGAAAACCGTGCCCCGGAAGAAGTCATCTCTCCCGTGGACGTGGACAGCCACGGCACCCACACAGCCAGCACCGCGGCAGGCAACGCCAACGTCGACGCCGTTGTGGACGGCCGAAGCTTCGGAACCACCAGCGGTATCGCACCCGCCGCCAAGCTCGCCGTCTACAAGGTCTGCTGGGAAGACACAGATCCTGCCACGGGTGGTTGCTACGGCTCCGCTTCCGTGGACGCGATCGAGCAGGCAATCCTGGATGGCGTGGACGTCCTGAACTACTCCATCTCCGGTTCCACCACGTCCACCACGGATCCTGTTTCGCTGGCCTTCCTCTCGGCAGCATCGGCAGGTATCTTCGTGGCCACCTCGGCAGGCAACTCCGGACCAACCGCCAGCACCGTGAACCACGGAGCCCCCTGGCTGACCACGGTTGCCGCGACCTCGTTCTCGCAGGAGCTCCAGGGAACCGTTGAGTTTTCCGATGGCAGCAAGTTCCGCGGAGCGAGCATCATGAACCGCGAGGTGAGCGGGGCCGGCGTCGTGCTGTCCACCAACGCTGCAAGCGGTGAAGGCAACGCGGCTCTATGTGCTCCGGGCTCCTTGGATCCGGCCAAGGTAGCGGGCAAGGTTGTAGTCTGCGACCGCGGCGTGGTTGACCGCACCGCCAAGAGCGCCGAAGTACTGCGCGGTGGTGGCGTCGGCATGATCCTGGTGAACCTGACGGATTCGTCGCTGGACACGGACAAGCACGTCATCCCCACGGTCCACGTGAACCCGCCGGCAACGCAGACCATCAAGGACAAGGTGACAGCCGACCCGGCCATCACCGTCTCCCTGCTGAACCGGGACACCACTGGCCTGCCCGCCGAAGCACAGCCGCAGATTGCCGGCTTCTCGTCGCGCGGTCCGTTGCTCGCAACCGACTCTGACCTGCTGAAGCCTGACGTGTCCGCTCCCGGCGTCGCGATCCTCGCTGGTGTCTCGCCGATCGGAACCGGTGGAGACAACTTCGGCTTCCTCTCCGGAACGTCCATGGCCTCACCGCACGTTGCCGGTTTCGGCGCACTGATCCTGGGCAAGAACCCGCAGTGGTCCCCGGCCACCGTGAAGTCCGCCATGATGACCACCGCCGGACCGGTCAAGCTGGCCAACGGCGCCGTCAACAAGGACGTCTTCGCCACCGGCGCCGGACAGGTTGACCCCGCAAAGGTGCTCTCGCCCGGCCTCGTGTATGACGCAACCACCGAGGACTACCTCAAGTTCATCCAAGGCACGGGCATGGACCTGGGGATGGAAGGGCTTGGCACTACCGCACCACGCGACATGAACGTTCCCTCCTTCGCCCTCGGCAACCTCGCAGGCAAGATCGAAGTCACCCGAACGCTCACGGCCTTGACCGCGGGAACCTACCGGGCATCAGTCAACGTTCCAGGTGTCAACGTCAAGGTCACGCCGTCCGTGCTGACCTTCGGAGCTCCCGGTGAGAAGAAGACCTTCAAGGTCCAGTTCGAAAACAAAAACGCTGAGCTGGGCAAGTTCGCCATGGGTTCGCTGAGCTGGCAGGGTGCCAACAAGACCGTCACCTCGCCGATCGCCGTCCGGCCGCAGTCCGTCATCGCGGACAAGGCCCTGGCCTTCACGGGAACCGGCCCCAATGGCTCTGCCACCATCAACATCACTTCCGGCACCAACCTGCCGGTCGGGGTTACGGTTGATGGCCTGTCCAAGGCTGATTCCTCCGCTGTTGAGCTGGTTCCCGGTCCGTTCGCGGGTGAGACCAATGCCTCCAACTACGTGAAGAAGGTGACCGTTGGCGAGGGCAGTGCCCTGGCTAAATTCTCGGTCATATCCTCGAACGAGGCCGCGGACTTCGACATGCTGGTGCTCACCCCGTCCGGCCAGCAGTTGCCGGCCGCAACGGCGTCCGCCAGCGAAACCCTGTCCGTTCCCAACCCGGCACCGGGCGACTACTACGTGTTCGCCAACCTCTACGCGAGCCCCAACAACCAGGCCACCAAGGCCACTGTTGATGCCGCGGTCCTGGGTGCCAACCAGGGCAACGCCACCGTGACGCCGAATCCGATCCGCCTGGCCAACGGCAAGACGGGCCAGATTTCGCTGAACTGGAAGAACCTGGAGCCCGGCTCCTACATTGGCCGCCTGACGTTCGCAGGAACCAGTGAGCCGAGCTTCGTCACCGTCCTGGTCAACCCGGGCGGAACCGTAGTGGTTCCGGACGAGGAAGACCCCAAGAAGGAGAAGAAGGACAAGAAGCACGGCGGCAAGATCCGCGCCGACGAGCCGACGCAGGGCAACAACGCCGGCTGA
- a CDS encoding serine protease inhibitor, which produces MVSPTSESPNSEYDVDLTVTLTEAPGAESHEFHLRSVAGVLSPDPDSLDSNLPDARAALAAVEQFGEEIFFPEPRPDRICTQQYGGPQVAVVTGWFRGRKVNSQFSRTDGCEIARWKTLASLLGNTGGSTGAV; this is translated from the coding sequence ATGGTTTCCCCCACGAGCGAGTCACCCAACAGCGAGTACGACGTCGACCTCACAGTCACGCTGACTGAGGCACCTGGCGCTGAGAGCCACGAATTCCACCTCCGGTCCGTGGCCGGTGTCCTCTCCCCGGACCCCGACTCACTGGACTCAAACTTGCCGGACGCACGGGCGGCGCTTGCCGCCGTCGAGCAGTTTGGCGAGGAGATCTTCTTCCCGGAACCCCGGCCGGACCGGATCTGCACGCAACAATACGGCGGCCCGCAGGTAGCCGTCGTCACGGGATGGTTCCGTGGTCGCAAGGTTAACAGCCAGTTCAGCAGGACCGACGGCTGCGAGATCGCGCGCTGGAAGACCCTGGCATCGTTGCTGGGGAACACCGGAGGCTCGACGGGAGCTGTCTAG
- a CDS encoding 3-methyladenine DNA glycosylase: MADSRLRHLPQEQWLGLEAAHHTRVARYADPYLARRSAGRKHPVEDFLFTYYTQKPGQLLRWHPGDGTVLSGPSALARATWKFYRTLDDGELTSLGLPAGTPAVTFDRRGFLADRSEAVRFAGIILAGTAKRPAQFGCFGLHEWAMVYRQEKFELRHEYLKLRLGGDGTDTVVEENRIRCSHFDAFRFYTPDAIPLNELEPTRENQRTMEQPGCLHANMDLYKWAYKLTPALPSELVMDCFELSWRIRVMDMQASPYDLEEWGYPPIRIETPQGKAEYVEYQRAFAAESQELRTRVLQAVDPLLHELSGLAA, translated from the coding sequence ATGGCGGACTCTAGGCTGCGGCACCTCCCCCAGGAGCAATGGCTCGGGCTGGAGGCAGCCCATCACACCCGGGTGGCGCGCTACGCGGACCCCTACCTGGCCAGGCGTTCGGCGGGCCGGAAGCACCCTGTTGAGGATTTCCTGTTCACCTATTACACGCAGAAGCCGGGCCAATTGCTGCGCTGGCATCCGGGCGACGGCACTGTTCTCAGCGGCCCAAGCGCCCTTGCGCGCGCCACATGGAAGTTCTACCGAACGCTCGACGACGGCGAGCTCACCTCACTCGGGCTGCCGGCGGGAACGCCGGCGGTTACCTTTGATCGCCGCGGCTTCCTGGCCGACCGCTCCGAAGCTGTCCGCTTCGCGGGAATCATCCTCGCGGGCACGGCGAAGCGCCCGGCCCAGTTCGGCTGCTTTGGCCTGCACGAGTGGGCCATGGTGTACCGGCAGGAGAAATTTGAGCTGCGGCACGAATACCTGAAACTGCGACTTGGTGGTGACGGCACGGACACCGTGGTGGAGGAGAACCGTATCCGTTGCTCGCATTTCGACGCGTTCCGGTTCTACACTCCGGACGCCATTCCCCTGAACGAGCTCGAACCCACCCGTGAAAACCAGCGGACCATGGAGCAGCCGGGCTGTTTGCACGCCAACATGGACCTCTACAAGTGGGCGTACAAGCTGACCCCGGCGCTGCCCAGCGAGCTGGTGATGGACTGCTTCGAACTCTCATGGAGGATCCGCGTCATGGATATGCAGGCCTCCCCCTATGATCTCGAAGAATGGGGCTACCCACCCATCAGGATCGAGACACCGCAGGGCAAGGCCGAGTACGTTGAATACCAGCGGGCTTTCGCGGCCGAATCCCAGGAGCTGCGGACCCGCGTGCTCCAGGCAGTAGATCCGCTCCTCCATGAGCTGAGTGGATTGGCCGCCTGA
- a CDS encoding SSI family serine proteinase inhibitor: protein MRMRFVRPLLAVLAVAGLAACSGTPTPGTTGSASQAPSSSPSSSSPSSSPGSATPSASAVTGTGSAELSITLVESPEAAPQTFTLVCADGVPAAESNHPTAAEACTSIKNNPAILNPAPTKTDQACTMQYGGPATAKVTGAVDGKEVTAAFNRTDGCQIALWDAAKSILGSDGGL, encoded by the coding sequence ATGCGCATGCGATTTGTTCGGCCCCTGTTGGCAGTCCTGGCCGTCGCCGGCCTGGCCGCATGCTCAGGCACCCCAACCCCAGGTACCACAGGCAGCGCAAGCCAAGCCCCGTCGTCGTCCCCTTCAAGCAGCAGCCCAAGCAGCAGCCCCGGCAGTGCAACTCCCAGTGCGTCAGCAGTTACCGGCACCGGGAGCGCCGAACTCTCCATCACGCTGGTGGAATCCCCCGAAGCCGCGCCCCAAACTTTCACGCTCGTCTGCGCGGACGGCGTCCCGGCCGCTGAAAGCAACCATCCAACAGCCGCCGAAGCCTGCACGTCCATCAAGAACAACCCCGCCATCCTGAATCCTGCCCCTACCAAAACGGACCAGGCCTGCACCATGCAGTACGGCGGCCCGGCAACGGCCAAGGTGACCGGCGCCGTGGACGGCAAGGAAGTCACCGCGGCCTTCAACCGCACGGACGGCTGCCAGATCGCACTGTGGGACGCCGCAAAGAGCATCCTCGGATCAGATGGCGGACTCTAG
- a CDS encoding MarR family transcriptional regulator, whose product MTATDQSTQEVDDLLLERQLCFALTVASRSVVGVYKPVLERLGLTHPQYLVMLALWERSPRTLKDISDSLLHEPATLSPLLKRLEEAELITRERVPGNERALAITLTEKGAALRQQATAVPGEIRERLQLSREEVAELHQAMTGLIAATQRDNSL is encoded by the coding sequence TTGACGGCCACGGACCAGAGCACCCAGGAAGTCGACGACCTCCTTTTGGAACGCCAACTGTGCTTCGCCCTCACTGTTGCTTCCCGCAGCGTGGTGGGCGTTTACAAGCCCGTACTGGAACGCCTCGGGCTCACGCACCCCCAGTATCTGGTGATGCTGGCCCTCTGGGAGCGGAGTCCCCGTACGCTGAAGGACATCAGCGACAGCCTCCTCCACGAGCCCGCAACACTCTCCCCACTGCTGAAACGCTTGGAGGAAGCCGAACTCATCACCCGGGAACGCGTTCCCGGCAACGAACGCGCCCTGGCCATCACCCTGACGGAAAAAGGCGCCGCCCTCCGCCAGCAGGCCACCGCCGTCCCCGGTGAAATCCGCGAGCGCCTTCAACTCAGCCGGGAAGAGGTAGCCGAGCTGCACCAGGCAATGACGGGCCTGATCGCTGCCACCCAGCGGGACAACTCCCTCTAA
- a CDS encoding LapA family protein — MSFQDDAAGVPAGAPRQDRAVPPPVSGASRPTRTAALWVAVAVGLVVLVMLIVFFVQNQDMITVRFFGLQGTLALGTTLFIAAVGGGVLVALAGGARILQLRMVNHRRKKTVGGPGAAP; from the coding sequence ATGAGTTTCCAGGATGATGCAGCAGGGGTTCCCGCCGGGGCTCCCCGTCAGGACAGGGCTGTCCCACCTCCCGTGTCCGGCGCGTCCAGGCCCACCCGCACGGCCGCCTTGTGGGTGGCAGTGGCCGTTGGCTTGGTGGTCCTGGTGATGCTGATCGTGTTCTTTGTCCAGAACCAGGACATGATCACGGTCCGTTTCTTCGGGCTGCAGGGAACCCTCGCGCTGGGCACCACCCTCTTTATCGCGGCCGTGGGCGGAGGCGTGCTGGTGGCCCTTGCCGGAGGAGCGCGGATCCTCCAGCTCAGAATGGTCAACCACCGCCGCAAGAAGACGGTGGGCGGCCCGGGAGCGGCGCCGTAG
- a CDS encoding DUF4193 domain-containing protein, with protein sequence MAADYDELRTDVKENQEQSLQALQSASAPTAKSVVLELDETDGLDANGPGGEIVAEELVIQVIPQANDEFTCHSCFLVRHRSQIAREKDGVAYCTDCEG encoded by the coding sequence GTGGCAGCCGATTACGACGAACTCCGTACCGATGTAAAAGAGAACCAGGAGCAGTCGCTCCAGGCTCTTCAATCCGCCAGCGCTCCCACGGCCAAGAGTGTCGTGCTTGAACTGGACGAAACCGATGGCCTCGACGCCAACGGCCCCGGTGGCGAAATCGTCGCCGAAGAACTGGTTATCCAGGTCATTCCGCAGGCAAACGACGAGTTCACTTGTCACTCCTGCTTCCTGGTTCGCCACCGCTCGCAGATCGCACGCGAAAAAGATGGCGTCGCCTACTGCACCGACTGCGAAGGCTAA